In a single window of the Streptomyces cinnabarinus genome:
- a CDS encoding DUF4331 domain-containing protein, translated as MTPISRSGAGRASVATLICGALAAGGLAAAGVTALEPGAASASSHREAPLISGTPQYDNTDVYAFVSPDKPDTTTIVANWIPFEEPAGGPNFFTFAEDAQYDIHIDNNGDAQGELLYRFTFKTHTKNEKTFLYNTGPVESLDDPDLNVTQSYDIDLLKLKNQHLVAKTKIANDVPVAPSNVGKASMPDYAKLRSQAVHELAGGASSFAGQADDPFFLDLRVFDLLYGGNLSEVGNDTLKGYNVNSIALQVPTHMITESAEQPIVGIWSTTQRKNAQGQFAQVSRLGMPLVNEVVNPIKDKDKFNASAPWNDGQFLKNVTNPELPKLIEGIYKIPAPKEPRNDLVDVFLKGVEGLNQPPHVRPAEELRLNTSIKPAAKPKRLGVLDGDNAGFPNGRRLSDDVLDAALQVVEGELVGAKNDLGDAVDKNDKSFEKAFPYVALPTEGSRGPLAKGTSGGNDVRNQLGDALSPAGSSEGSTDTTLIAASAGAGAIGVLLVGAGLLWWRRMRERAY; from the coding sequence ATGACACCTATCTCCAGGAGCGGCGCGGGACGCGCGAGTGTCGCGACCCTCATCTGTGGTGCGCTGGCCGCCGGGGGGCTCGCAGCCGCCGGCGTGACCGCGCTGGAACCGGGGGCGGCCTCCGCCTCCAGCCACCGGGAGGCCCCGTTGATCTCGGGGACCCCGCAGTACGACAACACGGACGTGTACGCGTTCGTCAGCCCGGACAAGCCGGACACGACGACGATCGTCGCGAACTGGATCCCCTTCGAGGAGCCGGCCGGCGGACCGAACTTCTTCACGTTCGCCGAGGACGCGCAGTACGACATCCACATCGACAACAACGGTGACGCGCAGGGCGAGCTGCTGTACCGCTTCACCTTCAAGACGCACACGAAGAACGAGAAGACGTTCCTGTACAACACCGGGCCCGTCGAGAGCCTCGACGACCCCGACCTGAACGTCACGCAGTCCTACGACATCGATCTGCTGAAGCTGAAGAACCAGCACCTGGTGGCGAAGACGAAGATCGCCAACGATGTGCCGGTGGCGCCGTCGAACGTGGGCAAGGCGTCCATGCCGGACTACGCGAAGCTGCGCTCGCAGGCCGTGCACGAACTCGCGGGCGGCGCCTCGTCGTTCGCCGGTCAGGCCGACGACCCGTTCTTCCTCGATCTGCGGGTCTTCGATCTGCTGTACGGCGGGAACCTCAGCGAGGTCGGGAACGACACGCTCAAGGGCTACAACGTCAACTCCATCGCGCTCCAGGTGCCCACGCACATGATCACGGAGTCGGCGGAGCAGCCGATCGTGGGGATCTGGTCGACGACCCAGCGCAAGAACGCGCAGGGGCAGTTCGCGCAGGTCTCGCGCCTGGGCATGCCGCTGGTGAACGAGGTCGTCAACCCGATCAAGGACAAGGACAAGTTCAACGCGAGCGCGCCCTGGAACGACGGGCAGTTCCTGAAGAACGTCACCAACCCCGAGCTGCCGAAGCTCATCGAGGGGATCTACAAGATCCCGGCGCCGAAGGAGCCGCGCAACGACCTCGTCGACGTCTTCCTCAAGGGCGTGGAGGGGCTCAACCAGCCGCCGCACGTGCGGCCCGCGGAGGAGCTGCGGCTCAACACGTCCATCAAGCCGGCTGCCAAGCCGAAGCGGCTGGGTGTGCTGGACGGGGACAACGCCGGGTTCCCCAACGGGCGACGGCTGAGCGATGACGTTCTCGACGCCGCGCTCCAGGTTGTCGAGGGTGAGCTGGTCGGCGCGAAGAACGACCTCGGGGACGCGGTCGACAAGAACGACAAGTCCTTCGAGAAGGCGTTCCCGTACGTCGCGCTGCCGACCGAGGGGTCTCGGGGGCCGCTGGCGAAGGGTACGTCCGGTGGGAACGACGTGCGGAACCAGCTCGGTGACGCGCTGTCGCCCGCGGGTTCCTCCGAGGGTTCCACGGACACCACGCTGATCGCGGCTTCCGCGGGTGCGGGGGCCATCGGTGTCCTGCTGGTCGGGGCCGGGCTGCTGTGGTGGCGGCGGATGCGGGAGCGGGCGTACTAG
- a CDS encoding sulfite exporter TauE/SafE family protein, with product MTPRRLLASGAAVFAAAGALVLVPSPVASAHPLGNFTVNRYDGLVVASGALRVNHVEDLAEIPATQAKPDIERLGLDQWAGRRCASAARDSEVTVEGRSVALTVKSSHARVRPGQAGLDTLRVECALSAPLPDGASLAVGFRAAGAESGPGWREVTARGDRMTLTESDVPKESLSGELSEYPEELLSSPADTLSAALTVRPGGPALVEEERDAPAASVLPRGADRWTRALDSLVARNDLTVGFAALALFIAIGLGALHAVAPGHGKTLMAAVATARGGRARMKDVLPLAASVTITHTLGVVALGLLVTAGSAAAPSVITWLGVASGALVMAAGATLVRRAWHQRGHHHHPHSPVPERTPVLVGAHSHGHEHSHSHDHDHGHDHDHSHEHEHPKEHTHTHGGTTHTHATAPTVRGTILLGFAGGLVPSPSAVVVLVGAAALGHAWFGLLLVVAYGVGLALTLTAAGYAVVRLGAGASRWVERRPRWAVHPVAGLVRRTAPLVSALVVVALGAGLVLKGAASALG from the coding sequence GTGACCCCCCGTCGTCTGCTCGCCTCCGGTGCGGCCGTGTTCGCGGCCGCCGGCGCGCTCGTGCTGGTCCCCTCCCCGGTCGCGAGCGCGCATCCCCTCGGGAACTTCACCGTCAACCGGTACGACGGGCTCGTCGTCGCATCGGGTGCCCTGCGCGTGAACCACGTGGAGGACCTCGCCGAGATCCCGGCGACGCAGGCGAAGCCGGACATCGAGCGGCTGGGCCTTGACCAGTGGGCCGGGCGGCGGTGCGCGAGTGCCGCCCGGGACAGCGAAGTCACCGTGGAGGGCCGGAGCGTTGCCCTCACCGTCAAGAGCAGTCACGCGCGCGTGCGGCCCGGGCAGGCCGGGCTCGACACCCTGCGGGTGGAGTGCGCGCTGAGTGCTCCGCTGCCCGACGGTGCGAGTCTGGCGGTCGGCTTCCGGGCCGCCGGCGCGGAGTCCGGGCCCGGGTGGCGTGAGGTCACCGCGCGCGGCGACCGGATGACGCTGACCGAGTCCGACGTACCGAAGGAGTCGCTGTCCGGTGAGCTGAGCGAGTACCCGGAGGAGTTGCTCTCCTCCCCGGCCGACACCTTGTCGGCCGCGCTGACCGTGCGGCCCGGCGGGCCCGCGCTGGTCGAGGAGGAGCGGGACGCGCCCGCCGCCTCGGTGCTGCCGCGCGGCGCCGACCGCTGGACCCGGGCCCTGGACTCCCTGGTCGCCCGCAACGACCTCACCGTCGGCTTCGCCGCACTCGCCCTGTTCATCGCGATCGGCCTGGGCGCGCTGCACGCCGTCGCCCCGGGGCACGGCAAGACGCTCATGGCGGCGGTGGCTACCGCCCGCGGCGGGCGCGCCCGGATGAAGGACGTCCTGCCGCTCGCCGCCTCGGTGACCATCACCCACACCCTGGGTGTGGTCGCCCTGGGCCTGCTGGTCACCGCGGGCTCGGCCGCCGCGCCGTCCGTCATCACCTGGCTGGGCGTCGCCAGCGGCGCCCTGGTCATGGCCGCGGGCGCGACCCTCGTACGACGGGCCTGGCACCAGCGCGGCCACCATCACCACCCGCACTCCCCGGTGCCGGAACGCACGCCTGTGCTGGTCGGCGCGCACAGTCATGGGCACGAGCACAGTCACTCCCACGACCACGACCACGGTCATGACCACGACCACAGCCACGAGCACGAGCACCCCAAAGAACACACCCACACCCACGGCGGCACCACCCACACCCACGCCACCGCCCCCACCGTGCGCGGCACGATCCTGCTCGGGTTCGCCGGCGGGCTCGTGCCCAGTCCCTCCGCCGTCGTCGTCCTGGTCGGTGCCGCCGCGCTCGGGCACGCCTGGTTCGGACTGCTGCTCGTCGTGGCCTACGGGGTCGGTCTCGCCCTCACCCTGACCGCGGCGGGCTACGCCGTCGTACGGCTCGGCGCCGGGGCGAGCCGGTGGGTGGAGCGGCGTCCGCGCTGGGCCGTCCACCCCGTGGCGGGCCTGGTCCGCCGCACCGCACCGCTGGTGTCCGCGTTGGTCGTCGTCGCTCTTGGGGCCGGATTGGTGCTCAAGGGGGCGGCATCAGCACTCGGTTGA
- a CDS encoding CaiB/BaiF CoA transferase family protein, whose amino-acid sequence MESQPLPLTGITVVAVEQAVAAPFATRQLADLGARVIKVERIDGGDFARGYDTAAAGLASHFVWCNRGKESLALDLKDPRGLDVVRRLVGEADVFVQNLAQGAAARLGLDAATLCAAHPRLIAVDISGYGAGGPYADKRAYDMLVQCEAGLVSVTGTPEQPVKAGIPAADIAAAMYAFSGVLAALVRRGVTGRGGPVEVSMLESLAEWMGHPLHHAMHGGNPPARTGLAHSVIAPYDAYPTADGGRVLLSVQNDREWRRLAEQVLQRPELGTDPAYATNAARVANRERTDEFVAKALGALDADEALARLEGAGIACARLRDLHEVADHPQLAARKRWREVGSPVGPLKALLPPITLPDGETARMGDVPALGEHTETLLRAVGMTVDEIAALRRDGVAA is encoded by the coding sequence ATGGAATCGCAGCCGCTGCCGCTCACCGGTATCACCGTCGTCGCCGTCGAACAGGCTGTCGCCGCCCCCTTCGCCACCCGGCAGCTCGCCGATCTCGGCGCCCGGGTGATCAAGGTCGAGCGGATCGACGGCGGCGACTTCGCGCGCGGCTACGACACCGCCGCCGCGGGCCTCGCCTCGCACTTCGTGTGGTGCAACCGCGGCAAGGAGTCCCTCGCCCTGGACCTGAAGGACCCGCGCGGCCTGGACGTCGTACGGCGGCTCGTCGGCGAGGCGGACGTCTTCGTGCAGAACCTCGCGCAGGGGGCGGCGGCGCGGCTGGGCCTGGACGCGGCCACCCTGTGCGCGGCGCACCCGCGGCTGATCGCCGTGGACATCTCCGGCTACGGCGCCGGCGGCCCGTACGCGGACAAGCGGGCCTACGACATGCTCGTGCAGTGCGAGGCGGGTCTGGTGTCGGTGACCGGGACGCCGGAGCAGCCGGTGAAGGCCGGGATCCCGGCGGCCGACATCGCGGCGGCCATGTACGCCTTCTCGGGGGTGCTCGCGGCGCTGGTGCGCCGGGGCGTGACCGGGCGGGGCGGGCCGGTCGAGGTGTCGATGCTGGAGTCGCTGGCGGAGTGGATGGGGCATCCGCTGCATCACGCGATGCACGGGGGCAATCCCCCGGCCCGGACCGGGCTCGCACACTCCGTGATCGCGCCGTACGACGCCTATCCGACGGCCGACGGCGGGCGGGTGCTGCTGTCGGTGCAGAACGACCGGGAGTGGCGGCGCCTGGCCGAACAGGTGCTTCAGCGACCGGAGTTGGGCACGGATCCGGCGTACGCGACGAACGCGGCCCGGGTGGCGAACCGGGAGCGCACGGACGAGTTCGTCGCGAAGGCGCTGGGCGCGCTCGACGCCGACGAGGCGCTGGCGCGGCTGGAGGGCGCGGGGATCGCCTGTGCGCGTCTGAGGGATCTGCACGAGGTGGCGGACCATCCGCAGCTGGCGGCCCGGAAGCGGTGGCGGGAGGTGGGTTCGCCGGTGGGGCCGTTGAAGGCGCTGCTGCCGCCCATCACGCTGCCGGACGGGGAGACGGCAAGGATGGGGGACGTGCCCGCGCTCGGGGAGCACACCGAGACGCTGCTGCGAGCCGTGGGGATGACGGTAGACGAGATCGCAGCGCTGCGCCGGGACGGCGTGGCCGCCTGA
- a CDS encoding anti-sigma factor yields the protein MSLFRRGDLHSLAAPYALDALEPAERVRFEKHLRKCERCAAEVRTLSEDAVRLAWSTSAPPPAAMRERVLAAVRATPQDGVRVAREPQLPAHVWGAGPPPRARERRPLFVPFATATAAAALVVASLFAVQANDTQEKLDAERAQAREIAHVLAAPDARASTGRDAEGGSIGVIASASEGRAVVTLGGYDDLPGDRVHQLWVMRPGAQPRSLGLFEGDAPLVASGLDTSATSLAVTVEPDGGSAQPTTRPVVQLALKSVGFGE from the coding sequence ATGAGCCTCTTCCGCCGGGGGGACCTCCACTCCCTCGCCGCCCCCTATGCCCTCGACGCCCTGGAGCCCGCCGAGCGGGTCCGCTTCGAGAAGCACCTGCGCAAGTGCGAGCGCTGCGCCGCCGAGGTGCGGACCCTGTCCGAGGACGCGGTACGGCTGGCCTGGTCCACCTCGGCCCCGCCGCCGGCCGCGATGCGCGAACGGGTCCTGGCCGCCGTACGGGCCACTCCGCAGGACGGCGTGCGGGTGGCCCGGGAGCCGCAGTTGCCGGCGCATGTGTGGGGGGCCGGGCCGCCGCCCAGGGCGCGGGAGCGGCGGCCGCTGTTCGTGCCCTTCGCCACCGCGACCGCCGCCGCGGCGCTGGTGGTCGCCTCCCTGTTCGCCGTGCAGGCGAACGACACGCAGGAGAAGCTGGACGCGGAGCGGGCGCAGGCGCGTGAGATCGCCCACGTTCTCGCCGCTCCCGACGCGCGTGCGAGCACCGGACGGGACGCCGAGGGCGGAAGTATCGGAGTGATCGCTTCCGCATCGGAGGGGCGCGCGGTCGTCACCCTCGGGGGCTACGACGACCTTCCGGGCGACCGCGTGCACCAGTTGTGGGTCATGCGCCCCGGCGCACAACCGCGCTCCCTCGGGCTCTTCGAGGGTGACGCGCCCTTGGTCGCGTCCGGTCTGGACACCTCCGCGACGTCACTGGCTGTAACCGTCGAGCCGGACGGCGGCTCGGCTCAGCCCACGACTCGGCCGGTGGTCCAACTCGCCCTGAAATCGGTCGGATTCGGAGAGTAA
- a CDS encoding sigma-70 family RNA polymerase sigma factor, translating to MEADELLVLVAGGDQKAFEELYGIVSGPVFGLVRRVVRDPAQSEEVAQEVLLETWRSAGRFDPGRGSALSWILTLAHRRAVDRVRSARAAGEREQREARRAHHPAFDQVSEEVEAGLEREWVRRCLDRLTALQRQSVTLAYYEGYTYREVAERLSCPLGTVKTRMRDGLTRLRECLGGAA from the coding sequence TTGGAGGCGGACGAGCTACTGGTGCTCGTGGCTGGTGGGGACCAGAAGGCATTCGAGGAGTTGTACGGGATCGTGTCCGGGCCGGTGTTCGGACTGGTGCGGCGGGTCGTGCGGGACCCCGCCCAGTCGGAGGAGGTTGCGCAGGAAGTGCTGCTGGAGACCTGGCGGTCCGCGGGGCGGTTCGACCCCGGCCGGGGCAGCGCCCTGTCCTGGATCCTCACCCTCGCCCACCGACGGGCCGTGGACCGGGTGCGCAGCGCCCGCGCGGCCGGCGAACGCGAGCAGCGCGAGGCACGCCGGGCCCATCACCCCGCCTTCGACCAGGTGTCCGAGGAGGTCGAGGCGGGCCTGGAACGCGAGTGGGTGCGCCGCTGCCTGGACCGGCTCACCGCGCTCCAGCGCCAGTCCGTCACCCTCGCCTACTACGAGGGGTACACCTACCGTGAGGTCGCCGAGCGGCTCTCCTGCCCGCTGGGCACGGTGAAGACCCGGATGCGGGACGGGCTGACCCGGCTGCGCGAGTGCCTGGGAGGTGCCGCATGA
- a CDS encoding tetratricopeptide repeat protein, whose amino-acid sequence MKSRAQLGLCAGLLAVALTGGAVALGGGKDAPRQDDVSSVSAVALRSGDVGALQAHLREQPRDFSGWATLGLAYVEQARTSGDASRYPQAERALKRSLSLQAGNDQALAGQAALAAARHDFPDALAHADRALKANPYSERALASRVDALVELGRYDEAAEAADLADERRPGIPVFTRYAYVHELRGEVRTARRVLEQALASAVSPPDVAYVATQLGQLAWNQGDYEEALLHYARALAADDGYLPALEGRARAQAAAGDPEAAVKGMEAVVARSPLPGPLVVLGELYEADGDRERAADQYALVDAWTALARANGVNADLDTALAAADHGDAGAALRAARAEWDRRRTVHTADALAWALHANGRDKEALPYARRATATGYRNATFLYHRGMIELGAGEEEDARKHLSAALRLNPGFSPLGAREARTALKNLEAGE is encoded by the coding sequence ATGAAATCGCGCGCCCAACTTGGGTTGTGTGCCGGGTTGTTGGCTGTTGCGCTCACCGGCGGGGCCGTGGCCCTCGGGGGTGGGAAGGACGCTCCCCGGCAGGACGACGTGTCGTCCGTGTCGGCGGTGGCGTTGCGGTCCGGGGACGTCGGGGCGCTGCAGGCCCATCTGCGGGAGCAGCCGCGGGACTTCAGCGGCTGGGCCACCCTGGGGCTCGCGTATGTGGAGCAGGCGCGCACGAGCGGTGACGCCTCCCGCTATCCGCAGGCCGAGCGGGCGCTGAAGCGGTCTCTGTCGCTGCAGGCCGGTAACGACCAGGCCCTCGCCGGACAGGCCGCGCTGGCCGCCGCCCGGCACGACTTCCCGGATGCCCTCGCCCACGCGGACCGGGCGCTGAAGGCCAATCCCTACAGCGAGCGGGCGCTGGCCAGCCGGGTCGACGCGCTGGTGGAGCTCGGGCGGTACGACGAGGCCGCCGAGGCCGCCGACCTCGCAGACGAACGGCGGCCGGGGATACCGGTGTTCACGCGGTACGCGTACGTGCACGAGCTGCGGGGCGAGGTGAGGACCGCGCGGCGGGTGCTGGAGCAGGCCCTCGCCTCCGCCGTCTCGCCCCCGGACGTGGCGTACGTGGCCACGCAGCTCGGCCAGCTCGCCTGGAACCAGGGCGACTACGAGGAGGCGCTGCTGCACTACGCGCGGGCGCTCGCCGCGGACGACGGCTATCTGCCCGCGCTGGAGGGCCGGGCGCGGGCGCAGGCCGCCGCCGGGGATCCGGAAGCGGCCGTGAAGGGCATGGAGGCCGTCGTCGCGCGGTCCCCGCTGCCGGGGCCGCTGGTCGTGCTCGGTGAGCTGTACGAGGCCGACGGTGACCGGGAGCGGGCCGCCGACCAGTACGCCCTGGTCGACGCGTGGACCGCGCTGGCCCGCGCCAACGGCGTCAACGCCGACCTCGACACCGCGCTCGCCGCGGCCGACCACGGCGATGCCGGGGCGGCGCTGCGCGCGGCCCGCGCCGAGTGGGACCGGCGCCGTACCGTGCACACCGCGGACGCCCTGGCCTGGGCCCTGCACGCGAACGGACGCGACAAGGAGGCGCTGCCCTACGCCCGCCGGGCCACGGCCACCGGGTACCGCAACGCGACCTTCCTGTATCACCGCGGCATGATCGAACTCGGCGCGGGCGAGGAGGAGGACGCGCGCAAGCACCTGTCGGCCGCCCTGCGCCTGAACCCCGGCTTCTCGCCTCTCGGCGCCCGCGAGGCCCGTACCGCCCTGAAGAACCTGGAGGCGGGCGAGTGA
- a CDS encoding serine/threonine-protein kinase gives MRMGAPVSDATGSERVIAGRYRLLSPLGEGGMGTVWRARDEVLNREVAVKEVRAPHGLPASEVERMYARLEREAWAAARVANHNVVTVYDVATQDGRPWIVMELVRGISLAELLDAEGPLPPQRAAHIGAEVLSALRAAHEAGVLHRDVKPANVLLANDGRVVLTDFGIAMVEGSSALTMTGEVIGSPEFLAPERALGRTPGPESDLWSLGVLLYAAVEGNSPFRQDTPLSTLRAIVDEELPPPLRAGPLAPVIEGLLRKDPADRLPAAQAEQDLRLVGAGGTPRAGTVRATPYAPTVAAHQQPPPTPPTPYRGAPTAATTTPTRTGPERPERNRRAAVVLVAGLAALALAAGGLTYALLNRDDNGDKAEGGTTSEPETTAETTPSETEDDDTPEPTPSETPTGTTPPPQSVQVSLAGANTEYEGACPPPQEEAPAFTATFTVGQLPAEVSYRWVSRDGDVMDSGWKTLSFPEGGSRTKQDRAFVTTNDDSGSFENEISVEVRDPVETKSNSVAFSVTCGTETPTDGVSPSPSASY, from the coding sequence ATGCGAATGGGGGCGCCCGTGTCCGACGCGACGGGCAGTGAACGAGTGATCGCGGGTCGCTACCGTCTCCTGTCCCCGCTTGGCGAGGGCGGCATGGGGACGGTCTGGCGCGCCCGGGACGAAGTGCTGAACCGCGAGGTCGCCGTGAAGGAGGTGCGTGCCCCGCACGGCCTCCCGGCGAGCGAGGTGGAGCGGATGTACGCCCGCCTGGAGCGCGAGGCGTGGGCGGCGGCGCGGGTGGCGAACCACAATGTGGTGACGGTGTACGACGTGGCCACGCAGGACGGCCGCCCGTGGATCGTGATGGAGCTGGTGCGCGGCATCTCGCTCGCCGAACTCCTGGACGCGGAGGGCCCGTTGCCACCGCAGCGCGCGGCGCACATCGGCGCCGAGGTGCTGTCGGCGCTGCGGGCGGCGCACGAGGCCGGGGTGCTACACCGGGACGTGAAGCCGGCCAACGTGCTGCTGGCCAACGACGGCCGGGTGGTGCTCACCGACTTCGGGATCGCCATGGTGGAGGGCAGTTCCGCCCTCACGATGACCGGTGAGGTGATCGGCTCGCCCGAGTTCCTCGCCCCGGAGCGGGCGCTGGGCCGCACGCCCGGCCCCGAGTCCGACCTGTGGTCGCTGGGTGTGCTGCTGTACGCGGCGGTCGAGGGCAACTCCCCGTTCCGCCAGGACACCCCGCTCAGCACGCTGCGGGCGATCGTCGACGAGGAGCTGCCGCCGCCGCTCCGGGCCGGGCCGCTCGCCCCGGTGATCGAGGGGCTGCTGCGCAAGGACCCCGCCGACCGGCTCCCGGCGGCGCAGGCCGAGCAGGACCTGCGGCTCGTCGGCGCGGGCGGCACGCCTCGCGCGGGCACGGTCCGGGCGACGCCGTACGCCCCGACGGTCGCGGCGCACCAGCAGCCGCCGCCGACCCCGCCCACGCCGTACCGGGGCGCGCCGACCGCCGCGACCACCACGCCGACCCGGACCGGCCCGGAGCGCCCGGAACGCAACCGGCGGGCCGCCGTCGTCCTGGTCGCGGGTCTGGCCGCGCTGGCGCTGGCGGCGGGCGGTCTGACGTACGCGCTGCTGAACCGGGACGACAACGGCGACAAGGCCGAGGGCGGCACGACCAGCGAGCCGGAGACGACGGCGGAGACGACACCGTCCGAGACCGAGGACGACGACACCCCGGAACCGACGCCGAGCGAGACGCCGACCGGGACGACCCCGCCGCCGCAGTCCGTGCAGGTCTCCCTGGCCGGGGCGAACACGGAGTACGAGGGCGCCTGTCCGCCGCCGCAGGAGGAGGCCCCGGCGTTCACGGCGACGTTCACGGTGGGGCAGCTGCCCGCCGAGGTCAGCTATCGCTGGGTGTCGCGGGACGGCGATGTCATGGACTCGGGGTGGAAGACGCTGTCGTTCCCCGAGGGCGGCTCGCGCACCAAACAGGACCGGGCGTTCGTGACGACGAACGACGACAGCGGGTCCTTCGAGAACGAGATCAGCGTGGAGGTCCGGGACCCGGTGGAGACCAAGTCCAACTCGGTGGCCTTCTCGGTGACCTGTGGGACGGAGACCCCGACGGACGGGGTCTCCCCTTCGCCTTCAGCGAGTTACTGA
- a CDS encoding SGNH/GDSL hydrolase family protein, with the protein MRRSRIAAYVSSLLLAVGAVLAGAGSAQAATGPYVALGDSYASGVGAGSYIGSSGDCKRSTKAHPYLWAAANSPSSFAFTACSGARTGDVLNNQLGPLNSSTALVSISIGGNDAGFADVMTTCVLQSDSSCVSRINTARAYVDSTLPGQLNNVYSAIRTKAPNAHVVVIGYPRFYKLGQSCLGLSETKRKAINDASDYLNAAVARRAAAYSFTFGDVRSTFTGHEICSGSSWLHSVNWLNIGESYHPTAAGQSGGYLPVLNGAA; encoded by the coding sequence ATGAGACGTTCCCGAATTGCCGCTTACGTCAGCTCGCTCCTCCTCGCCGTCGGCGCCGTCCTCGCGGGCGCCGGCTCCGCACAGGCCGCCACCGGGCCCTATGTGGCGCTCGGCGACTCCTACGCCTCGGGCGTCGGCGCCGGCAGCTACATCGGCTCCAGCGGCGACTGCAAGCGCAGCACGAAGGCCCACCCCTACCTGTGGGCGGCCGCCAACTCACCCTCGTCGTTCGCCTTCACCGCCTGCTCGGGCGCCCGAACGGGTGATGTTCTCAACAACCAGCTGGGCCCGCTCAACTCCTCCACCGCGCTGGTCTCCATCAGCATCGGCGGCAATGACGCCGGGTTCGCCGACGTCATGACGACCTGTGTGCTCCAGTCCGACAGCTCCTGCGTCTCCCGGATCAACACCGCCAGGGCGTACGTCGACTCGACGCTGCCCGGCCAGCTCAACAACGTCTACTCGGCGATCCGCACCAAGGCACCCAACGCCCATGTCGTCGTCATCGGCTACCCGCGCTTCTACAAGCTCGGCCAGTCCTGCCTCGGCCTGTCCGAGACCAAGCGCAAGGCCATCAACGACGCCTCCGACTACCTGAACGCCGCCGTCGCCCGCCGCGCCGCCGCGTACTCCTTCACCTTCGGCGACGTCCGCTCCACCTTCACCGGCCACGAGATCTGCTCCGGCAGCTCCTGGCTGCACAGCGTCAACTGGCTCAACATCGGTGAGTCGTACCACCCGACCGCGGCCGGACAGTCCGGCGGCTATCTGCCGGTCCTGAACGGCGCGGCCTGA
- a CDS encoding S8 family peptidase, which yields MAQLRSKKLRFAAITSLATAALVGGLTSLPAQAAPAEGRVLAADSPTAIKDSYIVTLKKGAGFKASSSEGKSLIKEYGGAVGKTFGKVLNGYSATLSAAEARRLAADPSVASVEQNQRVQLADTTQSSAPWGLDRIDQTSLPLSGTYTYPDSAGSGVTVYVIDTGVRITHTQISGRASYGYDAVDGDTSAGDGNGHGTHVATTIAGSTYGVAKKANIVAVRVLNNSGSGTTAGVIAGIDWVTANHSGPSVANMSLGGSASTSLDTAVANSIASGVTYAVAAGNSSANASSYSPARVASAITVGATTSTDAKAGYSNYGSVLDIFAPGSSITAGWYTSDTATNTISGTSMATPHVAGAAAVYLANHTSSTPAQVASALTGGATTGKVTSAGTGSPNRLLKLVP from the coding sequence ATGGCACAACTGCGTAGCAAGAAGCTCCGGTTCGCCGCGATAACCAGCCTGGCGACCGCGGCACTCGTCGGCGGACTCACATCCCTGCCCGCCCAGGCCGCCCCGGCCGAGGGCCGGGTCCTGGCCGCCGACTCCCCCACGGCGATCAAGGACAGCTACATCGTCACGCTGAAGAAGGGCGCCGGCTTCAAGGCGTCCTCCAGCGAGGGCAAAAGCCTGATCAAGGAGTACGGCGGCGCCGTCGGGAAGACCTTCGGCAAGGTCCTCAACGGCTACTCGGCCACCCTCTCCGCGGCCGAGGCCAGAAGGCTCGCCGCCGACCCGTCGGTGGCCTCCGTCGAGCAGAACCAGCGCGTACAGCTCGCCGACACCACCCAGTCCAGCGCGCCCTGGGGCCTGGACCGCATCGACCAGACCTCCCTGCCGCTGTCCGGCACCTACACCTACCCGGACTCCGCGGGCAGCGGCGTGACGGTCTACGTCATCGACACCGGCGTCCGCATCACCCACACCCAGATCAGCGGCCGTGCCTCCTACGGCTACGACGCGGTCGACGGCGACACCTCCGCCGGCGACGGCAACGGCCACGGCACCCATGTGGCCACCACGATCGCGGGCTCGACCTACGGTGTCGCCAAGAAGGCGAACATCGTCGCGGTCCGGGTGCTGAACAACAGCGGCTCCGGCACCACCGCGGGCGTGATCGCGGGCATCGACTGGGTGACGGCCAACCACTCCGGGCCCTCGGTCGCCAACATGTCGCTCGGCGGCTCCGCCTCCACCTCACTGGACACGGCGGTCGCCAACTCCATCGCGAGCGGCGTGACCTACGCGGTCGCGGCGGGCAACAGCAGCGCCAACGCCTCCTCGTACTCCCCGGCCCGGGTCGCCTCGGCGATCACGGTCGGCGCCACGACCAGCACCGACGCCAAGGCCGGCTACTCCAACTACGGCTCGGTCCTGGACATCTTCGCCCCCGGCTCCTCCATCACGGCCGGGTGGTACACCAGCGACACCGCGACCAACACCATCTCCGGTACGTCGATGGCGACCCCGCATGTCGCGGGCGCCGCGGCGGTCTACCTCGCGAACCACACCTCGTCCACCCCGGCCCAGGTCGCCTCGGCCCTGACCGGCGGCGCGACCACCGGCAAGGTCACCAGCGCGGGCACCGGCTCCCCGAACCGGCTCCTGAAGCTCGTTCCGTAG